A portion of the Pagrus major chromosome 8, Pma_NU_1.0 genome contains these proteins:
- the cecr2 gene encoding LOW QUALITY PROTEIN: chromatin remodeling regulator CECR2 (The sequence of the model RefSeq protein was modified relative to this genomic sequence to represent the inferred CDS: deleted 2 bases in 1 codon) — protein MSQGCTVSVEEIQSWWEVPAIAHFCSLFRTAFNLPDFEIEELEKALSLQDLDFLGDLIACLLQGCYQRNDITPEAFSSYLDDIISYRWELEEGKPNPLREGPFENLPLRTQVELLHRLCDYRLDAADVFDLLKGLDADSLRVEPLGQDGNGALYWYFYGTRMYKEEPVKRKAEKISEPTELTLPEKKKRGRPPKKKRLEDPQLSEVESEVTEVKTENGLEDLPQRPGHKRGAWSLVCDTEEQWVSLAESIKIKDKTSPQDRHLYRVISQNFLPEINSMIEHKEREQKQKLLDPTPVRISQRFSEKHINQEEEDNLKAALEEDKKKDEELDRQVLLAEQRREEERLLQEEQQREKMEKIKAVEERAKRRKMREEKAWLLSQGKDLPPELLNLEPTSPVHRTRRNKEFYEIDDDYTALYKVLEALKAHKDAWPFLEPVDDSYAPNYHEIIKTPMDLSTIERKLNDGDYIAKEEFVADVKLMFENCVEYNGEDSEYTIMAETLERCFSRALLKHFPSEDGDTDEEFHISSEDKERKDKKRNRSSKHMGPESLIKATEQVQRKRTFQGGKGSAPSDDEDSKPKRPPHLPHWANGPPHHHGLPLSQQHIHEGDIRGIYHPRQQLPRPPGPAGPHGPHMYGQRMAMNPRFSYPAHIPRHGDPSLNRLPHNYNMQHRMVEGHHMGPRYPMGPDPNQQQPPHQQQHPYMGPTHGPSLGPRPMALQPGPPPEASMYPSHHRPEGHNMHPMGNRFSGTEGPPQHNYPGLRPPGPMGLSNMWTGMNHQERPNGMRMQDPNIVNQRNFSYGGVPPPVGQKPWPEAAGYPHPPPNAQYQMSAAVSSPGPMSSRPTVAHPDSSGRTRLASMLESPEMLALQQLSASSGPPAGAPHQHMGNFQQPGPPSGIGSIPTQSSHQPPPAPEVQLLRPARDNGPDSQPSQQTDMQPKDSTSEKKMAANNISDEASSHKNTVSNDQEHPSIPSPTGHQTGPAGGMKSPPAPNSGRSQESPSGPELPQTSTESHKQEGDGQRQSASHCPPQLISANAVSPHLNTSNNSSTDPPLPNHPQHTLKSPQQKTPSPAVLHQNILPLHAAASQNSAQQMPENNSAYMQNPHEQSEHQQSIPKQEQPQSTPPQSHPQSSPQQMNQNTQQHNSLLPPHHVPQNVSPQRPTQNSPAQPGPPQPTPLTSLPPSHPTPLLPCQPSPADHGDQRPSEPSSRPDTEGTAVPPQQTIMKSGPPNGAYKQQAFSPNHHQTMQAGSNPGMQAQRGPAPAHNPTMPPHSQAQANGAMGPYGMVSHPHPHFSQTNMPRPMPPSAQHPYHNQAINPLHNPAHHPTYHQQGGTAYSYHMPGQQHPQAHPNMYPPHQYQQQHYYPQLHPQTQAHNQANSRGNYPPEEWHRSQYHPRQPMPPNAYLPVASARGNGQLKESSMSPMGSEGSSGASLVSPGPVPDVGPHPGGPEEGKNESRVQASGGSPAKLAHTENSERPESPKEILDLDSHNAAARRRSTQPPQQQQRPPVSAAHMMSGFMYDPRTGHPGIHQGGVPPPHMMSQARGGANRAPYPGQPYPDPGRYAAQRPHPHLMEALQRPQQLPYSPGQTRMAMYRHPRPAGHFQGMMIQQRGLAPEHFLHPGQQMMAAPGGPSSKQGV, from the exons ATGTCCCAGGGATGTACAGTTTCTGTGGAAGAGATCCAGTCTTGGTGGGAAGTCCCCGCCATAGCCCACTTCTGCTCGCTGTTCAGGACAGCGTTCAACCTTCCAGACTTTGAAATAGAG GAGCTGGAGAAAGCCCTGTCATTGCAGGACTTGGACTTCCTCGGGGACCTCATTGCTTGTCTGTTGCAGGGATGCTACCAGCGCAATGACATCAC CCCCGAGGCATTCAGCAGTTACCTGGACGACATCATCAGCTACAGGTGGGAACTGGAAGAAGGGAAGCCCAACCCACTTCGAGAGGGCCCCTTTGAGAATCTCCCTCTCCGCACTCAGGTGGAACTGCTGCACCGGCTGTGTGACTACCGCCTGGATGCTGCTGATGTCTTTGACCTACTGAAG GGACTAGATGCAGATAGCTTGAGGGTGGAACCGCTGGGGCAGGATGGAAATGGAGCCCTCTACTGGTACTTTTACGGCACTCGTATGTACAAAGAAGAGCCAGTcaagagaaaagcagagaagaTCAG TGAACCCACTGAACTAACATTaccagagaaaaagaaaaggggaagACCACCAAAGAAGAAAAGACTTGAAGACCCCCAGCTAag tgAGGTGGAGAGTGAAGTAACAGAAGTCAAGACAGAAAATGGGCTGGAAGATCTCCCCCAAAGGCCAG GCCATAAGCGAGGCGCTTGGTCCCTTGTGTGTGATACAGAGGAACAATGGGTCAGTCTGGCGGAGAGCATCAAG ATCAAGGACAAAACCTCCCCACAGGACCGCCATCTCTACCGTGTCATCAGCCAGAACTTCCTGCCTGAGATTAACAGCATGATTGAGCACAAG GAGCGGGAGCAGAAACAGAAGCTACTGGACCCAACCCCAGTTCGTATATCACAACGGTtctctgaaaaacacatcaaccaagaggaggag GACAATCTGAAGGCCGCTTTAGAGGAGGATaagaagaaagatgaagagCTGGACCGACAGGTCCTGCTGGCCGAGCAGCGACGAGAAGAGGAAAGGCTTTTGCAGGaagaacaacaaagagaaaagatgGAGAAGATCAAAGCTGTTGAGG AGCGGGCCAAGAGGCGAAAGATGCGAGAGGAAAAGGCCTGGTTGCTGTCTCAAGGGAAAGACCTGCCACCCGAACTCCTGAATCTGGAGCCTACCTCTCCTGTCCACAGAACACGCAGGAATAAAGAATT CTATGAAATTGATGATGACTACACTGCTCTGTACAAAG TGCTTGAGGCATTGAAAGCCCATAAAGATGCTTGGCCTTTCTTAGAGCCTGTTGATGACTCTTATGCCCCCAATTACCACGAGATCATTAAG ACTCCCATGGACCTGTCCACCATTGAAAGGAAGCTCAATGATGGGGACTACATTGCAAAGGAGGAGTTTGTTGCCGATGTGAAGCTCATGTTTGAAAACTGCGTTGAGTACAATGGAGAAGACAGTG AGTACACTATCATGGCAGAGACTCTAGAGCGGTGTTTTAGCCGGGccttattaaaacattttccatcGGAGGATGGCGACACAGATGAGGAATTCCACATCAGCAGTGAAGACAAGGAGCGCAAGGACAAAAAGCGCAATCGTAGCAGTAAACATATGGGACCTGAAAGTCTGATAAAGGCCACTGAGCAAGTCCAACGTAAGCGAACCTTCCAGGGGGGTAAGGGCAGCGCACCCTCAGATGATGAGGACAGCAAACCAAAAAGACCTCCTCATCTCCCACACTGGGCTAATGGCCCGCCTCACCATCATGGCCTGCCTCTTAGCCAGCAGCACATCCATGAAGGAGACATACGGGGCATATACCACCCAAGGCAACAG cTCCCTCGTCCACCTGGTCCTGCTGGTCCTCACGGTCCACACATGTATGGCCAAAGAATGGCCATGAATCCCCGCTTCTCTTACCCAGCTCACATTCCCAGGCATGGAGACCCCAGTTTGAACCGTTTGCCCCACAACTATAACATGCAG CATCGCATGGTTGAAGGTCATCACATGGGTCCTCGGTATCCAATGGGCCCAGATCCtaaccagcagcagcctccacaccagcagcagcaccccTACATGGGTCCAACTCATGGCCCGTCTCTGGGCCCACGTCCCATGGCCCTCCAGCCTGGACCTCCTCCTGAAGCCAGCATGTACCCATCCCACCACCGTCCAGAGGGACACAACATGCACCCCATGGGTAACAGATTCTCAGGGACAGAAGGACCACCTCAGCACAACTACCCAGGCTTGAGACCTCCTGGTCCTATGGGCCTATCCAATATGTGGACTGGTATGAATCACCAGGAGAGACCCAATGGGATGCGCATGCAAGATCCCAACATTGTGAACCAGCGCAACTTTAGTTACGGTGGAGTCCCCCCTCCAGTGGGGCAAAAACCATGGCCAGAAGCTGCTGGAtacccccaccctcctcctaATGCCCAGTATCAAATGTCTGCAGCGGTCAGTTCCCCAGGGCCCATGTCCTCACGTCCCACTGTTGCCCACCCAGACTCCTCTGGCAGGACACGCTTGGCTTCCATGCTGGAAAGCCCAGAGATGCTGgccctgcagcagctgtcagccTCTTCTGGACCCCCTGCTGGTGCTCCTCATCAGCACATGGGCAACTTTCAGCAGCCTGGGCCCCCATCAGGAATTGGCAGCATCCCAACTCAATCCTCTCATCAGCCTCCCCCTGCCCCTGAGGTTCAGCTGCTGCGTCCTGCCAGAGACAATGGGCCAGACAGCCAGCCTTcccaacagacagacatgcagccCAAAG actcaacatcagagaagaaaatggctgccaacAACATTTCTGATGAAGCTTcatcacataaaaacactgtttcaaATGACCAAGAGCACCCATCCATCCCTAGCCCCACAGGGCACCAGACTGGGCCAGCAGGGGGGATGAAGAGCCCCCCGGCCCCTAACTCAGGCAGGTCACAGGAGAGTCCATCGGGACCAGAGCTTCCACAGACTTCAACAGAGAGCCACAAGCAGGAGGGAGATGGCCAGAGACAATCTGCCAGCCACTGTCCCCCGCAACTCATTAGTGCCAATGCTGTTTCACCGCATCTCAACACAAGTAACAACAGCTCCACTGATCCCCCTCTACCCAACCACCCTCAGCATACATTGAAAAGTCCACAGCAAAAAACTCCAAGCCCTGCAGTTCTTCACCAGAACATACTGCCACTGCATGCTGCTGCATCTCAGAATTCCGCTCAGCAAATGCCAGAGAACAACTCTGCATACATGCAGAATCCCCATGAGCAAAGTGAACACCAGCAGAGCATCCCAAAACAAGAGCAACCTCAGAGTACCCCTCCTCAGTCCCACCCTCAGAGTTCTCCCCAGCAGATGAACCAGAATACACAGCAACACAATTCTCTGCTACCTCCTCATCATGTGCCCCAAAACGTCTCTCCACAACGTCCTACACAGAACAGCCCCGCCCAGCCTGGACCACCTCAGCCAACCCCCCTCACCTCTTTGCCTCCAAGTCATCCAACCCCACTACTACCCTGCCAGCCGAGCCCAGCAGACCATGGAGATCAAAGACCGAGTGAGCCTTCAAGTAGACCGGACACAGAAGGCACTGCCGTTCCTCCACAGCAAACCATAATGAAATCTGGGCCTCCAAATGGTGCTTATAAACAACAGGCTTTTAGCCCCAATCACCATCAAACCATGCAGGCAGGTAGTAACCCAGGTATGCAAGCTCAGAGAGGGCCTGCTCCTGCTCACAATCCCACCATGCCTCCACACTCCCAAGCTCAGGCAAATGGAGCCATGGGTCCTTATGGCATGGTGAGCCATCCTCACCCACACTTCAGCCAGACAAACATGCCCAGGCCCATGCCTCCGTCAGCTCAACACCCTTATCACAACCAGGCCATTAACCCCCTTCACAATCCTGCTCACCACCCCACCTACCACCAGCAGGGAGGGACTGCTTACTCCTACCACATGCCAGGCCAACAGCACCCTCAGGCCCACCCCAACATGTACCCACCTCACCAGTACCAGCAGCAACACTACTACCCCCAACTCCATCCCCAAACTCAGGCCCATAACCAGGCCAACAGTAGAGGGAATTATCCTCCAGAGGAGTGGCATCGCTCTCAATATCACCCTCGCCAGCCGATGCCACCCAACGCCTATCTACCTGTAGCCAGTGCTAGAGGTAATGGTCAGTTGAAGGAGAGCAGCATGTCACCAATGGGCTCTGAGGGCTCCAGTGGTGCTAGCTTGGTGTCCCCTGGCCCTGTGCCTGATGTGGGGCCGCACCCTGGAGGCCCGGAGGAGGGGAAAAATGAAAGCAGGGTGCAAGCCAGTGGAGGCAGCCCAGCGAAGCTGGCCCATACAGAGAACTCAGAGCGGCCTGAAAGCCCTAAAGAAATCCTGGACCTTGACAGCCATAATGCTGCTGCTCGCCGCCGTAGCACCCAGCCACCTCAACAACAGCAACGCCCTCCCGTCTCTGCTGCACACATGATGTCTGGCTTCATGTATGACCCTCGAACCGGTCACCCTGGGATTCATCAAGGTGGCGTTCCTCCACCTCACATGATGTCTCAGGCCCGTGGAGGTGCCAACAGAGCCCCTTACCCTGGCCAGCCATACCCCGATCCAGGACGCTATGCTGCCCAAAGACCTCACCCACACCTGATGGAGGCTCTGCAGCGGCCCCAGCAGCTGCCCTACTCTCCAGGTCAGACACGCATGGCCATGTACAGACACCCCCGGCCTGCGGGCCACTTCCAGGGCATGATGATTCAGCAGAGAGGCTTGGCACCAGAACACTTCCTACACCCAGG